One candidate division WOR-3 bacterium DNA window includes the following coding sequences:
- a CDS encoding PhoH family protein, whose product MEIKTFSVRPKKLREILGVLNQNLKVLQEYFSGKITVRGEEIKFEGDKKEFKKLKEILSKLDERAEEGNFFEPDQIIDILNKDNYLKNVEKYKDSIITPKKIVTPKTENQKHYVDALRKYPLVFSIGPAGTGKTYLAVACALEHLREEKVERIILTRPAVEAGESLGFLPGSFQEKVDPYLRPLYDALFDMMPYDRIKKLMNTGVIEIAPLAYMRGRTLSNAFVILDEAQNTNYLQMKMFLTRMGLKTKVAVTGDITQIDLKDKEESGLVIAEKILKGVEGIKFIYFGSEDIIRHPIVKSIIIAFEKYEGNKKEGKTS is encoded by the coding sequence GTGGAAATAAAAACCTTTAGTGTAAGACCTAAAAAATTAAGAGAAATACTTGGGGTTTTAAATCAAAACCTCAAGGTATTACAGGAATATTTTTCAGGTAAAATAACAGTGAGAGGTGAAGAAATTAAATTTGAAGGTGATAAAAAAGAATTCAAAAAATTGAAGGAGATTTTATCCAAACTTGATGAAAGGGCTGAAGAAGGAAATTTTTTTGAACCTGATCAGATTATTGATATTTTGAATAAGGATAATTATTTAAAAAATGTTGAAAAATACAAGGATTCTATTATAACGCCTAAAAAAATAGTTACTCCCAAAACAGAGAATCAGAAACATTATGTTGATGCTTTAAGAAAATATCCTCTTGTTTTTTCAATAGGACCAGCCGGAACAGGTAAGACATACCTTGCAGTTGCCTGTGCTCTTGAGCATTTGAGGGAAGAAAAAGTAGAGAGAATTATTCTTACAAGACCCGCAGTAGAAGCTGGAGAATCACTTGGTTTCTTACCTGGTAGTTTCCAGGAAAAGGTTGATCCTTATTTAAGACCCCTTTACGATGCTTTATTTGATATGATGCCTTATGACAGAATAAAAAAACTAATGAATACAGGAGTAATAGAAATTGCTCCTCTTGCTTACATGAGGGGAAGAACTCTTTCAAATGCTTTTGTTATTTTAGATGAAGCTCAGAATACAAATTACCTTCAGATGAAAATGTTTTTAACGAGAATGGGTTTAAAAACAAAAGTTGCTGTAACAGGTGACATAACACAGATAGATTTGAAAGATAAGGAGGAATCGGGACTTGTAATCGCAGAAAAAATTTTAAAAGGAGTAGAAGGCATAAAATTTATTTATTTTGGCTCAGAGGATATCATAAGGCATCCTATTGTTAAATCCATTATAATTGCCTTTGAAAAGTATGAGGGAAATAAGAAGGAAGGAAAGACTTCTTAA
- a CDS encoding HDIG domain-containing metalloprotein — protein sequence MREIRRKERLLKIFSIFIFSVLITYFLPFSEEKIYTLRIGEVPQRDIIATFTFKIPKSKEEIRKEREEILKRLTLVLSPVLRPSLDQNLIESQLENLDIKTRKKFIEEINKTYEEIKDYVILEDIDTIRKLNSEFVILLTPEGDKFFPVNKIYSLSEIKEIIKERAIKVFPFKEQLSFLFEELISPFIVPNYKIDFEETKIRKQKLLERIEEFKGVVYKGEVIAKKGEPLSKIEIEKLEAMEIAKRKSFISKIFILSLRYIFFLIILLFSYYSVRFLFPEIYGDTKMLLLIIFNSLLFMFLSSLIIKITKSSLYIPFAFIPFFFYFVTGRKFALFLTIILSILCAVYSGFSLFFLIYFLTIGISGILISKFLRNRLDLIFGFFILLFLSIILSFFFKIYASFQITNGEIFISSLFSSSLSIIGTITLLPLHEKFLGIATDFVLLELSNPEHPLLKELESKTPGTFEHSIQMSELARIAAEKIGANPLLAKVGALYHDIGKIENPKFFVENLKDPQENPHNKISPTVSVTILQNHVKKGVELAKKYRLPESIIRIIERHHGTLLMFSFYEKAKKINSDVREEEYRYKCPKPEKKEEAIIMLLDGIEAKVRSLEKYEFQSIRDAIDDVINHRFSDGQFDECEITRKDMEKIKEAILPKLIHRFHVRVTYPPLKAKEKIV from the coding sequence ATGAGGGAAATAAGAAGGAAGGAAAGACTTCTTAAAATTTTTTCCATATTTATATTTTCAGTTTTGATAACATACTTTTTACCTTTTTCAGAGGAAAAGATTTATACCTTAAGAATAGGTGAAGTCCCACAGAGGGATATAATAGCTACCTTTACTTTTAAAATTCCTAAATCAAAAGAAGAAATAAGAAAGGAAAGGGAAGAAATTTTAAAAAGACTTACCCTTGTACTTTCTCCTGTTTTAAGACCAAGTCTTGACCAGAATCTTATAGAAAGTCAGCTTGAGAATCTGGATATAAAAACAAGAAAAAAATTTATAGAGGAAATAAATAAAACCTATGAAGAAATAAAAGATTATGTTATTCTTGAAGATATTGATACAATAAGGAAATTAAATAGTGAGTTTGTAATTCTTCTTACCCCAGAAGGAGATAAATTTTTTCCAGTAAACAAGATATATTCTTTATCAGAAATAAAAGAAATCATAAAAGAAAGAGCAATAAAAGTTTTTCCCTTTAAAGAGCAACTTTCCTTTTTATTTGAGGAATTAATTTCTCCTTTTATAGTTCCGAATTACAAAATTGATTTTGAGGAAACTAAAATTAGAAAGCAGAAATTACTTGAAAGAATTGAAGAATTCAAGGGAGTTGTATATAAGGGCGAAGTTATTGCCAAAAAGGGTGAACCACTTTCAAAAATAGAAATAGAAAAACTTGAGGCAATGGAAATTGCAAAAAGAAAATCCTTTATATCAAAGATTTTTATACTTTCCTTAAGGTACATATTCTTTCTCATAATTCTGCTTTTTTCCTATTATTCTGTAAGATTTCTTTTCCCTGAAATTTACGGTGATACAAAAATGCTTTTACTTATAATTTTCAATTCACTTTTGTTCATGTTTTTATCAAGTTTAATAATAAAAATAACAAAAAGTTCCCTTTATATACCTTTTGCTTTTATACCATTTTTTTTCTATTTTGTAACAGGAAGAAAATTTGCTTTATTTTTAACGATCATACTCTCAATTCTATGTGCAGTTTATTCGGGTTTTAGTTTATTTTTTTTAATATATTTTCTTACCATAGGAATTTCAGGTATTCTCATTTCAAAATTTTTAAGAAATAGATTAGATTTGATCTTTGGATTCTTTATACTCCTTTTTCTATCAATAATTCTTTCATTCTTTTTCAAAATCTATGCCAGTTTCCAGATAACAAATGGTGAGATCTTTATAAGTTCTCTTTTTTCATCAAGTTTATCAATTATCGGAACAATTACATTACTTCCCCTTCATGAAAAATTTTTAGGAATTGCTACCGATTTTGTCCTTCTTGAACTTTCAAATCCTGAACACCCCCTTTTAAAAGAACTGGAAAGTAAAACACCTGGAACTTTTGAACATTCAATACAGATGTCAGAACTGGCAAGAATTGCAGCAGAAAAAATAGGGGCAAATCCTCTCCTTGCGAAAGTCGGTGCTTTATACCACGATATCGGTAAAATTGAAAATCCTAAATTTTTTGTTGAAAATCTTAAAGATCCTCAAGAAAATCCACATAACAAAATATCACCAACTGTAAGTGTGACTATACTGCAAAATCATGTTAAAAAGGGGGTAGAGTTAGCTAAGAAATATAGGTTGCCGGAAAGTATAATAAGAATAATAGAAAGACATCATGGAACTCTTCTCATGTTTTCCTTCTATGAAAAGGCAAAAAAAATAAATAGTGATGTAAGGGAAGAAGAATACAGGTACAAGTGTCCAAAACCAGAAAAGAAAGAGGAAGCAATAATAATGCTTTTAGATGGAATTGAGGCAAAGGTAAGAAGTCTTGAAAAATATGAATTTCAAAGTATTAGGGATGCTATTGATGATGTTATAAATCATAGGTTTTCTGATGGTCAGTTTGATGAATGTGAAATTACACGGAAGGATATGGAAAAAATAAAGGAAGCTATTTTACCGAAACTTATTCACAGATTTCATGTTAGGGTGACTTATCCACCTCTCAAAGCAAAAGAAAAAATTGTTTAA
- the sat gene encoding sulfate adenylyltransferase, with translation MNPNTFILYNKSFKTFFSNKMKLVERIFPKEKPLPFEGSLKKIEIDEDTLFDLEKIAIGSFSPLEGFMTKEELESVCEKGRLPNNYPFTIPILLQIKKEKVKEIPHKGELLLSYRGETFGMIEIEEVYGFDTEYVSKKVFGTLSLDHPGVFLLKSKGDFAIGGKIWLFKRPPHPFSEYELTPKETREFFMKKGYKTICAFQTRNAPHRAHEYLQRIALEITDCLFIHPILGRKKEGDFSNDLILKSYHALIDNYLPKERVLLSGLTTPMRYAGPKEAVFHAIVRKNYGATHFIVGRDHAGVGNFYDPYAAHRIFDLYPDIGIEIIKVKSVFICIKCDGIASENTCPHEERFREYISMTSIRKALKNKENLSEKILRKEVFEILKEEYK, from the coding sequence TTGAACCCAAATACTTTTATTTTATATAATAAATCTTTTAAAACTTTCTTTTCAAATAAAATGAAACTTGTTGAAAGAATTTTCCCGAAAGAAAAACCCTTACCCTTTGAGGGAAGTTTAAAAAAAATTGAAATAGATGAAGATACTCTTTTTGACCTTGAAAAAATAGCAATTGGAAGTTTTTCTCCCCTTGAAGGCTTTATGACAAAGGAAGAACTAGAAAGTGTTTGTGAAAAAGGTAGATTGCCAAATAATTACCCCTTTACAATTCCTATACTCTTACAGATAAAAAAAGAAAAAGTAAAGGAAATTCCTCATAAGGGAGAGCTTCTTTTATCATACAGAGGGGAAACATTTGGAATGATAGAAATTGAGGAAGTTTATGGTTTTGATACCGAATATGTATCAAAAAAGGTCTTTGGAACTCTTTCACTGGATCATCCAGGTGTTTTTCTTTTAAAATCAAAAGGTGATTTTGCCATAGGTGGAAAAATCTGGCTTTTTAAAAGACCACCTCATCCCTTTTCTGAATATGAACTTACTCCAAAGGAGACAAGGGAATTTTTTATGAAAAAGGGCTATAAAACAATATGTGCCTTTCAAACAAGAAATGCTCCACACAGGGCGCATGAATATTTACAGAGAATAGCTCTTGAGATAACTGACTGTCTCTTTATTCACCCAATTCTCGGAAGAAAAAAAGAAGGAGATTTTTCAAATGATTTAATTTTAAAAAGTTACCATGCCTTAATTGATAATTATCTTCCTAAGGAAAGAGTTTTATTATCAGGGCTTACAACACCTATGAGATATGCAGGACCAAAGGAAGCAGTTTTCCATGCAATAGTAAGGAAAAACTACGGAGCAACTCACTTTATTGTTGGGAGAGACCATGCTGGGGTAGGTAATTTTTATGACCCTTACGCAGCCCATAGAATCTTTGATCTATACCCCGACATAGGTATTGAAATAATAAAGGTAAAATCAGTTTTTATATGTATTAAGTGTGACGGAATAGCCTCTGAAAATACATGTCCTCATGAAGAAAGATTCAGGGAATATATAAGTATGACAAGTATAAGGAAAGCACTTAAAAATAAAGAAAATTTAAGTGAAAAAATTTTAAGAAAAGAAGTATTTGAAATTTTAAAGGAAGAATATAAGTAA
- a CDS encoding LysM peptidoglycan-binding domain-containing protein, which translates to MKKLIIFSFFVFSLFAQEKLTEKDAQARIKELQSKIEELTKNLSSCQSELEARKSELTPFDNEISSLQNEIDALKRELSKYPSEYEVKKGDFLAKIAEYPFIYGTYKAWPRIWRANRDLIKDPDLIYPGWKLKIPHGLDKTYTVIKGDYLWKIAKFWWIYRDGKKWKVIYEANKEKIKNPDLIYPGQELIIPR; encoded by the coding sequence ATGAAAAAATTAATTATATTTTCTTTTTTTGTTTTTTCTCTTTTTGCTCAGGAAAAATTAACTGAAAAGGATGCACAGGCTCGTATTAAGGAACTCCAGAGTAAAATTGAAGAGCTTACTAAAAATTTAAGTTCCTGTCAAAGTGAACTTGAAGCAAGAAAAAGTGAACTTACCCCTTTTGATAATGAGATTTCTTCTTTACAAAATGAAATAGATGCATTAAAGAGAGAGCTTAGTAAGTATCCATCAGAATATGAAGTTAAAAAAGGTGATTTTCTCGCAAAAATAGCTGAATATCCTTTTATTTATGGAACTTATAAAGCATGGCCAAGAATATGGAGAGCAAACAGAGATCTTATTAAGGATCCAGATCTTATTTATCCCGGATGGAAATTAAAGATTCCCCATGGGCTTGATAAAACTTACACAGTAATTAAGGGAGATTATTTGTGGAAAATAGCGAAGTTCTGGTGGATTTATAGAGATGGAAAGAAGTGGAAAGTTATTTATGAAGCAAATAAAGAAAAGATTAAAAATCCTGACCTTATATACCCTGGACAGGAACTTATTATACCGAGATAA